One genomic segment of Oreochromis aureus strain Israel breed Guangdong linkage group 9, ZZ_aureus, whole genome shotgun sequence includes these proteins:
- the LOC120442076 gene encoding ADP-ribosyl cyclase/cyclic ADP-ribose hydrolase 1-like yields MYKHESLLKSNEAQQVVTVTKTSVSFAITSITICFIMLHFCPSQLRAQLGTTPNIKHIVVGRCYTYTTLVNPSLRYDCEEIWKQFEEAVISHSSCNVTVEDYFHMFNAMPQIWPCDNFLFWSKTRTLMHSYAAVFRHFWTLEDTLVGYMFNDLIWCGQEEDSGFDFSSCPEWSACRSHPVYSLWRQASQNFAEMACGNITILLNGSIVNAFNRKSMFGSVELDSLDPQRVNYVNIKVVTSLDGPHIESCSQGSIVDLIQIFQSRGFHWTCTDNDQTLMILQCIRNPQHSSCQTYANTLLNRNSLTSD; encoded by the exons ATGTATAAACACGAATCTCTACTGAAGAGCAATGAAGCACAGCAAGTTGTCACTGTCACAAAAACATCTGTGTCCTTTGCAATAACCAGCATCACAATTT GTTTTATTATGCTTCACTTCTGTCCGAGTCAACTCAGAGCACAGCTCGGGACAACCCCCAACATTAAACACATTGTGGTTGGGAGGTGTTACACTTACACCACACTAGTTAACCCCAGCTTAAG gTATGACTGTGAGGAGATCTGGAAGCAGTTTGAGGAGGCTGTTATCAGTCATTCTTCTTGCAATGTGACCGTCGAGGattattttcacatgtttaaCGCAATGCCACAAATCTGGCCCTGTGATAAC ttcCTCTTCTGGAGTAAAACCAGGACACTGATGCACAGCTATGCTGCAGTTTTTCGTCACTTCTGGACACTGGAAGACACGCTGGTTGGCTACATGTTCAACGACCTCATCTGGTGTGGCCAAGAAGAGGATTCTG GTTTTGATTTCAGCTCTTGTCCAGAGTGGTCGGCCTGTCGAAGTCATCCGGTCTATTCCCTGTGGAGGCAAGCTTCACAAAAT TTTGCAGAGATGGCGTGTGGCAACATTACTATCTTACTGAATGGATCTATTGTTAATGCCTTCAATAGGAAAAG CATGTTTGGAAGTGTTGAACTGGACAGCCTGGATCCACAAAGGGTGAATTATGTCAACATTAAGGTGGTGACCAGTCTAGATGGACCCCATAT AGAGTCATGTAGTCAAGGATCCATTGTAGACCTGATCCAAATCTTCCAATCCAGAGGCTTTCACTGGACCTGTACAGACAATGACCA GACCTTGATGATCTTGCAATGCATCCGGAACCCGCAACACTCATCCTGCCAGACATATGCAAACACTTTGTTAAACAGAAACAGCCTTACATCTGATTAA